From Daphnia pulicaria isolate SC F1-1A chromosome 4, SC_F0-13Bv2, whole genome shotgun sequence, one genomic window encodes:
- the LOC124337116 gene encoding uncharacterized protein LOC124337116, translated as MATVRIHFCFLVLTCFWMGAVFSLEDQSSQQLRDNHKPFQKFMDATVSRLEALEQEQSKIKEDSAAKIMQLEAKVKQQEILLAALLKSDQSSTGSKSVAAESRAATRAMPTSCADLKSTGHLWSGVYSVIGASTVETVYCDFTKPNTDPGFQTFVGYAGVQSKPTYFYGQVNSNWYSVGIPIAYDNFVLNEGGAYDRTTRKFTAPVAGRYFFSFTGRAQSYNPPGDFTLDVEMVKNGQYVARAAADDGANSETLSMQSILNLKAGDQVWTQVTYITSGISLLGPSYTHFTAFLLEEDVSLSLKAII; from the exons atggcCACTGTACGTATTCATTTCTGTTTTCTGGTTCTGACATGTTTCTGGATGGGCGCTGTCTTCTCCTTGGAGGATCAGTCATCGCAACAACTGCGAGACAATCAC AaaccatttcaaaaatttatggACGCCACAGTGTCTCGTCTGGAGGCATTGGAACAAGAGCAG agtaaaattaaagaagatTCCGCTGCGAAAATCATGCAATTAGAGGCTAAAGTAAAGCAGCAAGAAATCTTACTGGCTGCTCTCTTGAAAAGCGACCAGTCTTCCACTGGATCAAAATCTGTTGCAGCAGAATCGAGGGCCGCCACTAGAGCGATGCCAACCTCATGCGCCGATCTCAAAAGTACTGGGCACCTCTGGAGTGGCGTCTATTCTGTCATTGGCGCCTCGACGGTGGAAACTGTTTACTGCGATTTCACCAAACCCAACACCGACCCCG GTTTCCAGACTTTTGTCGGTTACGCCGGCGTCCAATCCAAACCGACATACTTCTACGGTCAAGTGAACAGCAACTGGTACTCTGTCGGAATTCCAATTGCATACGACAACTTCGTACTAAACGAAGGAGGAGCTTACGACCGAACGACAAGAAAATTCACAGCACCCGTGGCTGGGAgatatttcttctcttttactgGAAGAGCCCAATCGTATAACCCTCCAGGCGATTTCACATTAGACGTGGAGATGGTAAAGAACGGCCAGTACGTCGCCAGAGCAGCGGCCGATGACGGAGCCAATTCCGAAACACTCTCGATGCAATCGATATTAAATCTGAAAGCTGGCGATCAAGTCTGGACTCAGGTTACGTACATCACTTCAGGCATCAGTCTGCTCGGTCCCTCTTACACACATTTCACTGCTTTCCTTCTCGAAGAAGATGTTTCCCTATCACTCAAAGCCATCATTTAG
- the LOC124337013 gene encoding cytochrome P450 3A24-like, translated as MDALSLLFSPTVWIIPALCILYWYGTSTFDYFKSQGINGPKPLPYFGNMWGVWKKNIPKYDKELAAKYGRTFGYFDGTLPNLYTTDINLIKSIFVKDFDHFVNRRTFSVKRKVFRKMLTIIQDKEWKDVRSSVTPVFTTGKIKLMSKMITECANRLVIKFQKIAETEGKLNAKMQFSAFTMDVIARCAFGMAIDNLGEKDDPFMTKAKVLFSPPANKSPLILLPFMLPNVLGFVGESIFFPKEFDFFINILEGLIKQRSNSTEKYHDFVEVATEAILEHTKTVDGKQVPIWTREEVDEIVTSQSMLFMLAGFDTTATTLTNSAFLLARNPEVQERLYDEVVRKHEQFSEVNHEMILDFPYVDHVIHEVLRMYPPLLRVERMCNKEVTYNGVHIKKGMIVTVPAFALHYDEEYYPDPNRFNPDRWDSESEIKPNPNVFMPFGMGPRNCVGMRFAIEEMKIALCTLVKNFRFFPVAETPEEMQFEDGFIGVIQPIHATVGIESRC; from the exons ATGGACGCTTTATCTCTTTTATTCTCGCCGACAGTATGGATAATTCCAGCCTTGTGCATCCTCTATTG GTATGGGACTTCGACGTTCGACTATTTTAAGTCACAAGGAATTAACGGCCCAAAACCCCTGCCGTATTTCGGTAACATGTGGGGTGTgtggaaaaag AACATTCCGAAATACGACAAGGAATTGGCCGCAAAGTACGGCCGAACCTTTGGTTATTTCGACGGAACTCTGCCGAATCTTTACACGACTGACATCAATCTTATCAAATCTATTTTCGTGAAAGATTTCGACCACTTCGTCAATCGTAGA actttCTCAGTCAAGCGCAAAGTTTTCCGCAAAATGTTGACTATTATTCAAGATAAGGAATGGAAAGACGTCCGCTCGTCCGTCACTCCCGTGTTCACCACGGGCAAGATCAAACTc ATGTCCAAGATGATAACAGAGTGTGCCAACCGGCTGGTAATCAAGTTTCAAAAGATAGCAGAGACTGAAGGGAAACTGAATGCTAAAAT GCAATTTAGCGCATTCACCATGGACGTGATTGCCCGATGCGCTTTTGGAATGGCCATCGATAATTTGGGCGAGAAAGACGATCCGTTCATGACAAAAGCCAAGGTGCTTTTCAGCCCTCCAGCCAACAAGTCACCGCTTATTCTTCTTCCGT TCATGTTACCGAATGTGTTAGGATTCGTGGGAGAGAGCATATTTTTCCCCAAGGaatttgatttcttcatcAACATATTGGAGGGATTAATCAAACAACGTTCCAATTCGACAGAG AAATACCACGACTTTGTGGAAGTTGCCACCGAGGCCATTCTGGAGCACACCAAAACGGTTGATGGCAAGCAAGTGCCCATCTGGACTAGAGAAGAGGTCGATGAAATTGTCACCTCTCAG TCGATGTTATTCATGTTGGCTGGCTTTGACACTACCGCTACTACGCTGACCAATTCGGCTTTCCTGCTGGCCAGAAACCCCGAAGTCCAAGAGAGATTGTACGACGAAGTTGTGAGAAAACACGAACAATTC AGCGAAGTTAATCACGAAATGATTCTCGATTTCCCGTACGTCGATCACGTTATTCACGAGGTTCTACGCATGTATCCTCCGTTACTTAG AGTGGAGAGAATGTGCAATAAGGAAGTGACTTATAATGGCGTTCACATCAAGAAGGGCATGATAGTAACTGTTCCAGCCTTCGCCCTTCACTACGACGAGGAGTACTACCCGGATCCCAACAGATTCAATCCCGACAG ATGGGACtctgaaagtgaaatcaaGCCAAACCCCAACGTGTTCATGCCGTTCGGAATGGGCCCCCGCAATTGCGTCGGCATGCGATTCGCCAtagaggaaatgaaaattgccTTGTGCACACTCGTCAAAAACTTCCGCTTCTTCCCAGTAGCGGAGACACCC GAGGAGATGCAATTCGAAGATGGATTTATAGGAGTCATCCAACCCATTCACGCAACAGTTGGCATCGAATCACGTTGTTGA
- the LOC124337012 gene encoding cytochrome P450 3A24-like, whose translation MDVLSLLFSPTVWIIPALYILYWYGTSTFDYFKSQGINGPKPLPYFGNMWGVWKKNIPKYDKELAAKYGRTFGYFEGTLPNLYTTDINLIKSIFVKDFDHFVNRRSFSVKRKVFRKMLTIIQDKEWKDVRSSVTPVFTTGKIKLMSKMITECGNRLVIKFQKIAETEGKLNAKMQFSAFTMDVIARCAFGMTIDNLGEKDDPFLTKAKVVFSNPANKSPLILLPFMLPNLLAFIGGNAFFPKEFDFFINILEGLIKQRYNSPEKYNDFVEVATEAIMEHTKTVNGKQVPIWNREEVDEIVTSQSMLFLLAGFDTTATTLTNSAFLLARNPEVQERLYEEVMRKHEQFGEVNHEMILDFPYVDHVIHEVLRMYPPAVRVERVCNKEVTYNGVRIKKGIVVTVPAFALHYDEEYYPDPYRFNPDRWDPESEIKPSPYVFMPFGMGPRNCVGMRFAMEEMKIALCTLVKNFRFFPVAETPEEMQFEDGFLGVVQPIHATVGIESRS comes from the exons ATGGACGTTCTATCTCTTTTATTCTCGCCGACAGTATGGATAATTCCAGCCTTGTATATCCTCTACTG GTATGGGACTTCGACGTTCGACTATTTTAAGTCACAAGGAATTAACGGCCCAAAACCCCTGCCGTATTTCGGTAACATGTGGGGTGTctggaaaaag AACATTCCGAAATACGACAAGGAATTGGCCGCAAAGTACGGCCGAACCTTTGGTTATTTCGAGGGAACTCTGCCGAATCTTTACACGACTGACATCAATCTTATTAAATCTATTTTCGTCAAAGATTTCGACCACTTCGTCAATCGTAGA tctttCTCAGTCAAGCGCAAAGTTTTCCGCAAAATGTTGACTATTATTCAAGACAAGGAATGGAAAGACGTCCGCTCGTCCGTGACTCCCGTGTTCACCACGGGCAAGATaaaactt ATGTCGAAGATGATAACAGAGTGTGGCAACCGGCTGgtaatcaaatttcaaaagataGCAGAGACTGAAGGGAAACTGAATGCTAAAAT GCAATTTAGCGCATTCACCATGGACGTGATTGCCCGGTGCGCATTCGGGATGACCATCGATAATTTAGGTGAGAAAGACGATCCGTTCTTGACGAAAGCCAAAGTGGTTTTCAGTAATCCAGCCAACAAGTCACCGCTTATCCTTCTTCCAT TCATGCTACCAAATTTGTTAGCGTTCATTGGAGGAAATGCATTTTTCCCGaaagaatttgatttcttcatcAACATTTTGGAGGGCTTAATCAAACAACGTTATAATTCGCCCGAG AAATACAACGACTTTGTGGAAGTTGCCACCGAGGCCATTATGGAGCACACCAAAACGGTCAATGGCAAGCAAGTGCCTATCTGGAATAGAGAAGAGGTCGATGAAATTGTCACTTCTCAG TCAATGTTGTTTCTGTTGGCCGGTTTTGACACTACCGCTACGACGCTAACCAATTCAGCTTTCCTGCTGGCCAGAAACCCCGAAGTCCAAGAGAGATTGTACGAAGAAGTTATGAGAAAACACGAGCAATTC GGTGAAGTTAATCACGAAATGATTCTCGATTTCCCGTATGTGGACCACGTGATTCATGAGGTGCTACGTATGTATCCTCCAGCGGTTAG AGTTGAGAGAGTGTGCAATAAGGAAGTGACTTATAATGGCGTTCGCATCAAGAAGGGCATAGTCGTAACTGTTCCAGCCTTCGCCCTTCACTACGATGAGGAGTACTACCCGGATCCTTACAGATTCAATCCCGACAG ATGGGATCCTGAAAGTGAAATCAAGCCCAGCCCGTACGTGTTCATGCCATTCGGAATGGGACCCCGCAACTGCGTTGGCATGCGATTCGCCAtggaggaaatgaaaattgccTTGTGCACACTCGTCAAAAACTTTCGCTTCTTCCCCGTAGCGGAGACGCCC GAGGAGATGCAATTCGAAGATGGATTTCTGGGAGTCGTCCAACCCATTCACGCAACAGTTGGCATCGAATCACGTTCATGA
- the LOC124337011 gene encoding cytochrome P450 3A29-like, translating into MDALSFVFHPAVLAVSALYFLYWYGTSTFDYFKSQGINGPQPLPYFGNVWGMWRENLPKYDKKMTAKYGKTFGYFDGTLPNLYTTDINLIKSVFVKDFDHFVNRRSFAVKRKVFRKMLSIIQDKEWKDVRSSVTPVFTTGKIKLMSKMITECANQLVIKFQKIAESEGKLDAKMNFSTFTMDVIARCAFGMTIDNLGEKDDPFMTKAKVVFNPPANKSPLIMIPFVFPKLLAYAGDSIFFPKAFYFFIDIVEDLIKQRSNSTEKYNDFVEVATEAIMEHTKTVNGKQVPIWTREEVDEIVTSQSMLFLLAGFDTTATTLTNSAFLLARNPEVQERLYEEVMRKHEQFSEVNHEMILDFPYVDHVIHEVLRMYPPVPRVERACNKEVTYNGIRIKKGIVVTVPAFPLHYDEEYYPDPYRFNPDRWDPESEIKPSPYVFMPFGMGPRNCVGMRFAMEEMKIALCTLVKNFRFFPVAETPEEMQFEDGFLGVVQPIHATVGIESRS; encoded by the exons ATGGACGCCTTGTCGTTTGTATTCCACCCGGCCGTATTGGCAGTTTCAGCCTTGTATTTTCTCTACTG GTATGGAACTTCGACGTTCGACTACTTTAAATCGCAGGGAATTAACGGTCCCCAACCCCTGCCATATTTCGGTAATGTTTGGGGTATGTGGAGAGag aacCTTCCAAAGTATGACAAGAAAATGACTGCAAAGTACGGGAAAACCTTTGGTTATTTTGACGGAACTCTGCCGAACCTTTACACGACTGACATTAATCTTATCAAATCAGTTTTCGTCAAAGATTTCGACCATTTCGTTAATCGCAGA AGTTTCGCAGTCAAACGCAAAGTCTTTCGCAAAATGTTGAGTATCATCCAAGACAAAGAATGGAAAGATGTCCGCTCGTCCGTCACTCCCGTGTTCACCACAGGCAAGATTAAACTG ATGTCAAAGATGATAACAGAGTGTGCCAACCAGCTGgtaatcaaatttcaaaagataGCTGAGAGTGAAGGGAAATTGGATGCCAAAAT GAATTTTAGCACATTCACCATGGACGTGATTGCCCGATGCGCATTCGGGATGACCATCGATAATTTAGGCGAGAAAGACGATCCGTTCATGACAAAAGCAAAAGTTGTTTTCAATCCACCAGCCAACAAGTCACCGCTTATTATGATTCCAT TCGTGTTCCCAAAACTGTTGGCGTACGCTGGAGACAgtatttttttcccgaaagctttttatttcttcatcgaCATTGTGGAGGATTTAATCAAACAACGTTCCAATTCGACCGAG AAATACAACGACTTTGTAGAAGTTGCCACCGAGGCCATTATGGAGCACACCAAAACGGTCAATGGCAAGCAAGTGCCAATCTGGACTAGAGAAGAGGTCGATGAAATTGTCACCTCTCAG TCAATGTTGTTTCTGTTGGCCGGTTTTGACACTACCGCTACGACGCTGACCAATTCGGCTTTCCTGCTGGCCAGAAACCCCGAAGTCCAAGAGAGATTGTACGAAGAAGTTATGAGAAAACACGAGCAATTC AGCGAAGTTAATCACGAAATGATTCTCGATTTCCCGTACGTCGATCACGTTATTCACGAGGTGCTACGCATGTATCCTCCAGTGCCTAG GGTTGAGAGAGCTTGCAATAAGGAAGTGACTTATAATGGCATTCGCATCAAGAAGGGCATAGTCGTAACTGTTCCAGCATTCCCACTTCACTACGACGAGGAGTACTACCCGGATCCCTACAGATTCAATCCCGACAG ATGGGATCCTGAAAGTGAAATCAAGCCCAGCCCGTACGTGTTCATGCCATTCGGAATGGGACCCCGCAACTGCGTTGGCATGCGATTCGCCAtggaggaaatgaaaattgccTTGTGCACACTCGTCAAAAACTTTCGCTTCTTCCCCGTAGCGGAGACGCCC GAGGAGATGCAATTCGAAGATGGATTTCTGGGAGTCGTCCAACCCATTCACGCAACAGTTGGCATCGAATCACGTTCATGA